A stretch of the Paenibacillus dendritiformis genome encodes the following:
- a CDS encoding LutB/LldF family L-lactate oxidation iron-sulfur protein, whose amino-acid sequence MSTEISSAQGGIGSGLKERTKAVLQDAFLRQAVAFTTNKLRTGRLSAAEEFGDWETWRSRGQAIRQHTIEHLDYYLGQFAEQAEGRGARVHFCATGDEAVQAFLAIAKEKQATLVAKGKSMVSEEMHLNERLREQGIDAIETDLGEYILQLAKETPSHLIIPAIHKNKSQIAELFTKEAGKPLPPETRELAAFAKRKLRQFFLEADIGLSGCNFGIAESGTVTIVSNEGNGRMVTTLPKTHVVVMGMERLVPTFDDVEVMLNLLARSATGQKLTTYTSFITGPRQPGDLDGPEELHIIILDNGRSAQLGDPQFQQVLHCIRCAACLNVCPVYRHVGGHTYGSVYSGPIGAVLTPLLQQDMKEAGTLAYASSLCGACYEACPVKIPLHDMLVHLRARKVKEGYTPQAERLGFRLFGKVFSHVKWYRMAGKAAYYGQKPLLRGGVIRKGPGPLGGWTASRTFPAIPKQSFRDRWEELKAELARADREQGRDS is encoded by the coding sequence ATGAGCACGGAGATATCCTCTGCTCAAGGCGGCATCGGCAGCGGCCTGAAGGAGCGCACGAAGGCGGTTCTTCAGGACGCCTTCCTGCGCCAAGCCGTGGCGTTCACGACGAACAAGCTCCGCACCGGCCGCTTGAGCGCTGCCGAAGAATTCGGCGATTGGGAGACGTGGCGCAGCCGCGGCCAGGCGATTCGGCAGCATACGATCGAGCATTTGGACTATTATTTGGGCCAATTCGCCGAGCAGGCGGAAGGGCGCGGCGCGCGGGTTCATTTCTGCGCGACGGGAGACGAAGCGGTGCAGGCCTTCCTGGCGATCGCGAAGGAAAAGCAGGCGACGCTGGTGGCCAAGGGCAAGTCGATGGTGTCGGAAGAGATGCATCTGAACGAGCGGCTGCGCGAACAGGGCATCGACGCGATCGAGACCGACTTGGGCGAATATATTTTGCAGTTGGCGAAGGAGACGCCGTCCCATCTGATCATCCCGGCCATCCATAAGAACAAGTCCCAGATTGCCGAGCTCTTCACGAAGGAGGCCGGCAAGCCGCTTCCGCCGGAGACGAGGGAGCTGGCCGCGTTCGCCAAGCGGAAGCTGCGCCAATTTTTCCTCGAAGCGGATATCGGACTGTCGGGCTGCAACTTCGGCATCGCCGAGTCCGGCACGGTGACGATCGTCTCGAACGAAGGCAATGGGCGCATGGTGACGACTTTGCCCAAGACGCATGTCGTCGTCATGGGGATGGAGCGGCTCGTCCCGACCTTCGACGATGTCGAGGTGATGCTGAACCTGCTGGCCCGGAGCGCGACCGGGCAGAAGCTGACGACCTATACGTCGTTCATCACCGGTCCCCGCCAGCCAGGCGATCTGGACGGCCCGGAGGAGCTGCACATTATTATTCTTGACAACGGGCGATCGGCGCAGCTTGGCGATCCGCAGTTCCAGCAGGTGCTGCACTGCATCCGGTGCGCCGCTTGCCTCAATGTATGCCCGGTCTACCGGCATGTGGGCGGCCATACGTACGGCTCGGTCTACAGCGGGCCGATCGGAGCGGTGCTGACACCGCTGCTGCAGCAGGATATGAAGGAGGCGGGAACGCTCGCCTACGCGTCATCGCTATGCGGGGCATGCTATGAAGCTTGCCCGGTCAAAATTCCGCTCCACGACATGCTCGTGCATCTGCGTGCCCGCAAAGTAAAAGAAGGTTATACGCCGCAGGCCGAGCGGCTCGGGTTCCGGCTGTTCGGCAAAGTGTTCAGCCATGTGAAATGGTACCGGATGGCGGGCAAAGCCGCTTATTACGGCCAGAAGCCGCTCTTGCGGGGCGGGGTAATCCGCAAAGGACCGGGCCCGCTCGGCGGCTGGACGGCCTCGCGGACGTTCCCGGCGATACCGAAGCAGTCGTTCCGCGACCGCTGGGAGGAGCTGAAGGCGGAGTTGGCCCGGGCGGACCGCGAGCAAGGGAGGGATTCGTAA
- a CDS encoding fumarylacetoacetate hydrolase family protein has product MKFITFYDHDQQLRAGVKTDRGIVDISGKYTIHEVISGGRDVLREVEAYAAGADDVLDEKDLTYGPCVTDPQKIICVGLNYRKHAEETNAPIPEVPILFNKFNNTLTGHGHDIALPRVSQAVDYEAELVIVIGKSAKDVTEEEALDYVFGYCNVNDLSARDLQMRTPQWMLGKICDGFSPLGPYLVTADEVGDPNQLDIRCIVNGETRQHSNTADMIFTCKEIISYISRHLTLLPGDLILTGTPEGVVLGLPEAERIYLKDGDLVTIEIEKLGALTNRMVAER; this is encoded by the coding sequence GTGAAATTTATCACGTTCTATGATCACGATCAACAGCTGCGCGCGGGCGTCAAGACGGATCGAGGCATCGTCGACATCAGCGGCAAATATACAATTCATGAGGTGATCTCGGGAGGCCGGGATGTCCTGCGGGAGGTCGAAGCTTACGCCGCCGGCGCGGACGATGTGCTCGACGAGAAGGATTTGACCTACGGGCCATGCGTCACGGATCCGCAGAAGATCATTTGTGTCGGACTGAACTACCGGAAGCATGCGGAGGAGACGAATGCTCCAATTCCGGAAGTTCCGATTCTATTCAACAAATTCAACAATACGCTGACCGGCCACGGCCATGATATCGCGCTCCCGCGCGTCAGCCAAGCCGTAGACTACGAGGCCGAGCTGGTCATCGTCATCGGCAAGTCTGCCAAGGATGTAACGGAGGAGGAAGCGCTGGACTATGTGTTCGGCTACTGCAACGTGAACGACCTGTCGGCCCGCGATCTGCAGATGCGCACGCCTCAATGGATGCTCGGCAAAATCTGCGACGGCTTCAGTCCGCTCGGGCCGTATCTCGTGACGGCGGATGAGGTGGGCGATCCGAACCAGCTCGATATCCGTTGCATCGTCAATGGAGAGACGCGCCAGCATTCGAATACGGCGGACATGATCTTTACCTGCAAGGAGATTATCAGCTATATATCGCGTCATTTGACGCTGCTTCCGGGCGATCTCATTTTGACGGGCACGCCGGAAGGGGTCGTGTTGGGGTTGCCGGAAGCCGAACGCATCTACTTGAAGGACGGCGACCTGGTCACGATTGAAATCGAGAAGCTCGGCGCTTTGACGAACCGGATGGTGGCCGAACGGTAG
- the rbsD gene encoding D-ribose pyranase, with product MKKGGVLHPQLNRILAEMGHTDMLTICDRGFPVPVGVERVDLALTDDLPAVTDALKAIAGEFVIDCIIITEEMQAFSPERVGLLKELIPDVRWKVLPHVQFKQLCTESRAVIRTGDTTPYANLIIVSG from the coding sequence ATGAAAAAAGGCGGAGTGCTTCATCCCCAACTGAACCGGATCCTGGCCGAGATGGGTCATACCGATATGCTGACGATCTGCGATCGCGGCTTCCCGGTACCTGTCGGGGTGGAGCGGGTCGATCTGGCCTTGACCGACGACCTGCCGGCCGTCACGGACGCGCTGAAGGCCATCGCCGGCGAATTCGTAATCGATTGCATTATCATTACCGAGGAAATGCAAGCCTTCAGTCCGGAGCGGGTCGGCCTGCTGAAGGAATTGATCCCGGATGTGCGGTGGAAGGTGCTGCCGCACGTACAGTTCAAGCAGCTGTGCACGGAGTCGAGAGCGGTCATCCGGACAGGGGACACGACCCCGTATGCGAATCTGATTATCGTATCCGGATGA
- a CDS encoding cyclase family protein, which translates to MLNITRMVDLSQELYHLCPVLPDFEPPKMDYICVGPRDGWKLEQVTMNLHTGTHMDAPAHLGDYSKTLDQFPVDAFQGRMVFVPLQNRGNGYPIGRSDLEPYAEQMSSDAVVLLYTGWGEKRGWTKEWIYESPYLSNEGARYLAECGVKAVGIDHFSIGGTGEENEETHRIVLGADMWVAEGLQLDDPALREGDWHVMAMPLKIRDSSGAPARIVAIQWEARL; encoded by the coding sequence ATGCTGAACATTACCCGGATGGTGGATCTCTCGCAGGAGCTTTACCATTTGTGCCCGGTGCTGCCGGATTTCGAACCGCCCAAAATGGATTATATCTGCGTCGGGCCGCGGGACGGCTGGAAGCTGGAGCAGGTGACGATGAACCTGCATACCGGCACTCATATGGATGCGCCGGCGCATTTGGGCGATTATAGCAAGACCCTGGATCAATTTCCGGTCGACGCTTTTCAGGGGCGGATGGTCTTCGTTCCGCTTCAGAATCGGGGCAACGGTTATCCGATTGGGCGATCGGATCTGGAGCCGTACGCCGAACAGATGAGCAGCGACGCGGTCGTGCTGCTATATACCGGCTGGGGCGAGAAGCGCGGCTGGACGAAGGAATGGATATATGAATCTCCGTATCTGTCCAATGAGGGCGCCCGTTACTTGGCCGAGTGCGGCGTGAAGGCGGTCGGCATCGATCATTTCAGCATCGGCGGAACGGGCGAAGAGAATGAGGAGACGCACCGTATCGTGCTCGGCGCGGATATGTGGGTCGCCGAAGGACTGCAGCTCGATGATCCCGCGCTTCGGGAGGGTGACTGGCATGTGATGGCGATGCCGCTGAAGATACGGGATTCGAGCGGAGCGCCTGCGCGGATTGTCGCCATCCAGTGGGAGGCTCGCTTATGA
- a CDS encoding SDR family NAD(P)-dependent oxidoreductase → MGRLTGRIALVTGGSRGIGEAIVIRLAEEGADIAINYMSEASYDKAVKVQQQVEQLGRKAIVVQADVGSKEEVNRMFDEVEAKLGYVDVLVNNAGIAPFEPFMKVTEETWDRTYNTNVKSIFMCSQRAAKHMIDNRFGKIVNVLSTASLVVTSPVIPHYQSSKAAAHMLTKGMAIELGKFNINVNAVGPSTVDTDMCTEFLAAPGMREKEEQANPMKRLGTARQIGDAVVFLASEEAMQVNGHLLMVDGGLTVKAAQPDDHMER, encoded by the coding sequence ATGGGTCGTTTAACAGGACGAATCGCACTGGTAACAGGAGGAAGCCGCGGCATCGGCGAAGCTATCGTCATTCGCTTGGCGGAGGAAGGAGCGGATATCGCGATTAATTATATGTCGGAGGCTTCTTACGATAAGGCGGTCAAGGTCCAGCAGCAGGTGGAGCAGCTTGGACGCAAGGCGATTGTCGTGCAGGCGGATGTCGGCAGCAAGGAGGAAGTGAACCGCATGTTCGACGAAGTCGAGGCGAAGCTGGGCTATGTCGATGTGCTGGTGAACAATGCGGGCATCGCCCCGTTCGAGCCGTTCATGAAGGTGACGGAAGAGACATGGGATCGCACTTATAATACGAACGTGAAATCCATCTTTATGTGTTCGCAGCGGGCGGCGAAGCATATGATCGACAATCGTTTCGGCAAAATCGTCAACGTGCTCTCGACAGCCAGCCTTGTGGTGACCAGTCCGGTCATCCCGCATTACCAGTCCTCCAAGGCGGCAGCGCATATGCTGACGAAGGGGATGGCGATCGAGCTCGGCAAATTCAATATCAACGTAAATGCGGTCGGCCCGAGCACGGTCGATACCGATATGTGCACGGAATTCCTGGCTGCGCCCGGCATGCGGGAGAAGGAAGAGCAGGCCAACCCGATGAAGCGGCTCGGCACCGCGCGCCAGATTGGCGATGCGGTCGTCTTCCTCGCTTCCGAGGAAGCGATGCAGGTCAACGGGCACTTGCTGATGGTGGACGGCGGCCTGACGGTGAAGGCGGCGCAGCCGGACGATCATATGGAACGGTAG
- a CDS encoding (Fe-S)-binding protein — protein MRVSLFVTCLADTCFPGVAESAVRLLHRLGCDVDFPRLQTCCGQPAFNSGYHDDAREVARQWLRAFEHSDCIVTPSGSCAGMACHYYGDLFREEPEWQARAERAAERTYELSQFIVKVLGRADLGAVYEGTATYHPSCHGMRLLGIGDEPMTLLRHVKGLKLVDLPHREDCCGFGGTFAVKMPEMSGAMVTEKAEHVVSTQADILIGTDMGCLMNIGGRLNQAGKPIRVMHLAQLLEEGVKGA, from the coding sequence ATGCGCGTATCTTTATTTGTCACTTGTCTGGCGGATACTTGCTTTCCCGGCGTGGCGGAGAGCGCGGTCCGGCTGCTCCACCGTCTCGGCTGCGACGTTGATTTCCCCCGGCTCCAGACGTGCTGCGGGCAGCCGGCGTTCAACAGCGGATATCATGACGACGCGCGGGAGGTCGCGCGGCAGTGGCTCCGGGCGTTCGAGCACAGCGACTGCATTGTGACGCCGTCCGGCTCCTGTGCCGGCATGGCTTGCCATTATTACGGGGATTTGTTCCGGGAGGAGCCGGAATGGCAGGCCCGGGCCGAGCGCGCGGCGGAGCGCACCTATGAGCTGTCCCAATTCATCGTGAAGGTGTTGGGACGCGCCGATCTCGGGGCCGTCTACGAAGGGACGGCCACCTACCATCCGTCCTGCCACGGCATGCGGCTGCTCGGCATCGGCGACGAACCGATGACGCTGCTGCGCCATGTGAAGGGGCTGAAGCTCGTCGATCTGCCGCATCGGGAGGACTGCTGCGGCTTCGGCGGAACATTCGCCGTGAAGATGCCGGAGATGTCCGGCGCGATGGTTACGGAGAAGGCAGAGCATGTCGTCTCGACGCAAGCGGACATTCTGATCGGGACGGATATGGGCTGCCTGATGAATATTGGCGGGCGGCTCAACCAGGCCGGCAAGCCGATCCGCGTCATGCATCTCGCCCAACTGCTGGAGGAAGGAGTGAAGGGGGCATGA
- a CDS encoding SDR family NAD(P)-dependent oxidoreductase: MRLQGKVCIITGAGSGIGRSSALRFASEGAVVVVADIQPDAGRETVKLITEQGGAASFVQVDVTVPEQAQAMADTVMRQYGRIDVLFNNAGVSGIGRLHEIEPEAWDRVIAINIRGVFLPSKYVIPYMIEQQSGAIINMSSCIAEMGLANRASYAATKGAVLSLTKSMQVDYAPYNIRVNALLPGTIYTPFVEQYLRNSYDDPEQAIASIKSRQLSGELGLPEDVAEAALFLASDEAKFIMGSPLYVDGGVVFGKNA; this comes from the coding sequence ATGCGTTTACAGGGAAAAGTATGCATCATTACAGGCGCGGGCTCCGGCATCGGCCGCAGCTCGGCGCTGCGCTTCGCGAGCGAGGGAGCGGTGGTCGTCGTAGCCGACATCCAGCCGGATGCGGGGCGGGAGACCGTTAAGCTAATCACGGAACAGGGCGGAGCCGCCTCGTTCGTGCAGGTGGACGTCACCGTTCCGGAGCAAGCTCAAGCCATGGCCGATACGGTGATGCGGCAGTATGGGCGCATTGACGTTCTGTTCAACAATGCGGGGGTCAGCGGCATCGGAAGACTGCATGAGATTGAACCCGAGGCATGGGATCGGGTGATTGCCATTAATATTCGCGGCGTCTTCCTGCCAAGCAAGTATGTCATTCCTTATATGATCGAGCAGCAGAGCGGCGCGATTATCAACATGTCCTCCTGCATCGCGGAGATGGGGCTGGCGAACCGCGCGTCCTACGCGGCAACGAAGGGCGCGGTGCTGTCCTTGACCAAATCGATGCAGGTGGACTACGCCCCGTACAATATTCGGGTGAATGCGCTGTTGCCGGGAACGATCTACACCCCGTTCGTCGAGCAGTATCTGCGCAATTCTTATGATGATCCGGAGCAGGCGATTGCTTCCATCAAGTCCCGGCAGCTGAGCGGCGAACTCGGCCTGCCTGAGGATGTGGCGGAAGCGGCGCTGTTCCTGGCTTCGGACGAAGCCAAATTCATTATGGGCTCCCCGTTGTACGTAGACGGCGGCGTCGTCTTCGGCAAAAATGCTTAA